In one Halanaerobium saccharolyticum subsp. saccharolyticum DSM 6643 genomic region, the following are encoded:
- the hisC gene encoding histidinol-phosphate transaminase, with protein MSSNNLNKKEQNLKELLRPEVKEISPYYGEEDNFEVEINLAGNESPFDLPQEIKKKFKAEFDKHDINRYPEIYSERLHQTLADYLSRELNQEVNTKEVIVGNGSDEILDMLIRTFVESGDVVLSQAPTFSMYKYFTKLNSGQYQEIFLDEEFDFKNLKEKIDKLKPKLIFLCSPNNPTGETIEKDLVLKLADYFAGPVIVDEAYADFSEIDLMPDVKNYPNLAVTRTFSKAFGLAGIRFGYLYGNEVLVEELKKVLKPYNLNSLTDMLACLILNNNDIIKERIEFIKKERQKLYQNLNQYQNWQLYPSMANFLYIEGEKTLEFKKILNQRGIKIRSYSKKNPAIRITVGSQEENKAVLEAFAEFKEKNWE; from the coding sequence ATGAGCAGTAATAATTTAAATAAAAAAGAGCAAAACTTAAAAGAACTGCTGAGACCTGAAGTTAAAGAAATTTCTCCTTACTATGGGGAAGAAGACAACTTTGAGGTTGAAATTAATTTAGCAGGTAATGAATCTCCCTTTGATTTGCCGCAGGAAATTAAGAAAAAATTTAAGGCAGAATTTGATAAGCATGATATAAACCGCTATCCTGAAATTTACTCGGAACGTTTACATCAGACTTTAGCTGATTATCTAAGCAGAGAACTGAATCAAGAAGTCAATACCAAAGAAGTAATAGTTGGTAATGGTTCAGATGAAATCCTTGATATGCTGATTAGAACTTTTGTTGAATCTGGAGATGTTGTGCTTTCACAGGCCCCAACTTTTTCGATGTATAAATATTTCACCAAATTAAACAGTGGGCAGTATCAGGAAATTTTCTTAGATGAAGAATTTGATTTTAAAAATTTAAAAGAAAAAATTGATAAATTAAAACCGAAACTGATTTTTCTCTGTTCTCCCAATAATCCAACTGGTGAAACTATAGAAAAAGATTTGGTTTTAAAGTTGGCTGATTATTTTGCTGGACCGGTTATAGTAGATGAGGCTTATGCAGACTTCAGTGAAATTGATCTGATGCCTGATGTTAAAAACTATCCTAATTTAGCAGTGACTAGAACTTTTTCTAAAGCTTTTGGTCTAGCAGGCATTCGTTTTGGTTATTTATATGGGAATGAAGTCTTAGTCGAAGAGCTAAAAAAAGTATTAAAACCTTATAATTTAAACTCTTTAACTGATATGTTGGCTTGTTTAATACTCAACAATAATGATATTATAAAAGAAAGAATTGAATTTATTAAAAAAGAAAGACAAAAGCTTTATCAAAATTTAAATCAGTATCAAAACTGGCAGCTTTATCCTTCGATGGCCAATTTTTTGTATATTGAAGGGGAAAAAACTTTAGAATTTAAAAAGATTTTAAATCAGCGTGGGATAAAAATAAGATCTTATTCAAAAAAGAATCCAGCAATTAGAATTACTGTTGGTAGTCAAGAAGAAAATAAAGCTGTTTTAGAAGCTTTTGCAGAATTTAAAGAAAAAAATTGGGAGTGA
- the hisH gene encoding imidazole glycerol phosphate synthase subunit HisH: protein MIAIIDYGAGNLNSIQKALEFIGEKTIILETGNLKEIDKYSGLVLPGVGAFPGAMKRLKENKFDEFIDAFVATGKPFLGVCLGMQLLFEWGFEDQKTEGLGLLKGDIIKMKTEYKIPHMGWNQLEIVKNDPLFEGLPENPHFYFVHSYQLAEITDEVLATVGYGTTIPAVIRKDNVIAFQFHPEKSGDNGIKLLKNFRELL, encoded by the coding sequence ATGATAGCGATTATAGATTATGGAGCAGGAAATTTAAATAGCATTCAAAAAGCGCTGGAGTTTATAGGAGAAAAGACTATTATTTTAGAAACAGGAAATTTAAAGGAAATAGATAAATATTCAGGGCTGGTTTTGCCAGGAGTAGGTGCTTTTCCAGGAGCAATGAAAAGATTAAAAGAAAATAAATTTGATGAATTTATAGATGCTTTTGTGGCTACTGGCAAACCATTTTTAGGAGTTTGTTTAGGGATGCAGCTTTTATTTGAGTGGGGTTTTGAGGATCAAAAAACAGAAGGGCTGGGACTTCTTAAAGGAGATATTATCAAAATGAAGACTGAATACAAGATTCCACATATGGGATGGAATCAGCTGGAAATAGTTAAAAATGATCCATTATTTGAAGGGCTGCCAGAAAACCCCCATTTTTATTTTGTGCATTCCTATCAGTTAGCTGAGATTACAGATGAGGTATTGGCTACAGTTGGTTATGGGACTACAATTCCAGCAGTTATCAGAAAAGATAATGTTATTGCTTTTCAGTTTCATCCCGAAAAAAGTGGAGATAATGGAATTAAACTTTTAAAAAATTTTAGGGAGCTGTTATAG
- a CDS encoding alpha,alpha-trehalose-phosphate synthase (UDP-forming) produces MEAELEGKRLVLVSNGEPYKHVYQNQNIEIEKLAGGLTTGLDPMMQKDKGLWIAWGRGEADFEVVDQNNKVKVPDAEGYTLKRIKLSKEEKNGFYYGFANEVMWPISHTFISKANFKKEYWQSYQKVNKKYAESIKEELHSDDLVWIHDYHLALVPGFLSESNAKTSLFWHIPWPAWEAFRTIPWRQKILEGMLASDFIAFHTDLFVFNFLSCAKKIGAKVDFSAREVFYQGSKTKVESVPLGIDYQRFNNLAQDDDYLAEAEAVKASYDTEKLIFAVDRLDYTKGIEERLKGIDKFFEKYPEYKGKVTFVQRVAPSRTGIEEYQQMKERIEKKIAEINGKYQKDQWAPVKYFYGSVPQAELLPYYKAADLALITALIDGMNLVAKEYLAVQDSGVLLLSEFAGAAEYLDSALKVNPYNTEALADSIYQGLEMPETEKKKRLQKAEADLKEYDINWWRDYFLKKWVESYE; encoded by the coding sequence ATGGAAGCAGAATTAGAAGGTAAAAGACTTGTTCTGGTTTCCAATGGTGAACCATACAAACATGTATATCAGAATCAAAATATAGAAATAGAAAAACTTGCAGGTGGTTTAACAACCGGTCTTGATCCAATGATGCAAAAAGACAAAGGACTCTGGATTGCTTGGGGTAGAGGTGAAGCTGACTTTGAAGTAGTTGATCAGAACAATAAGGTTAAGGTACCTGATGCTGAAGGTTATACTTTAAAAAGGATTAAGCTTAGTAAAGAAGAAAAAAATGGGTTTTATTATGGATTTGCAAATGAAGTAATGTGGCCGATTAGTCACACTTTTATCTCAAAAGCTAATTTTAAAAAAGAATATTGGCAGAGTTATCAGAAAGTAAATAAAAAATATGCTGAAAGTATTAAAGAGGAACTTCACTCAGATGATCTAGTCTGGATTCATGATTATCATTTAGCATTAGTTCCAGGATTCCTATCTGAAAGCAATGCTAAAACTTCTCTTTTCTGGCACATACCTTGGCCGGCTTGGGAAGCTTTTAGAACTATTCCCTGGCGTCAAAAGATTTTAGAAGGGATGCTGGCTTCAGATTTCATAGCATTTCATACTGATTTATTTGTTTTTAACTTCTTAAGCTGTGCTAAAAAAATTGGTGCAAAAGTTGATTTTTCTGCTAGAGAAGTTTTTTATCAGGGATCTAAAACCAAGGTAGAAAGTGTTCCTCTGGGAATTGATTATCAGCGGTTCAATAATCTGGCTCAGGATGATGACTATCTTGCAGAAGCAGAAGCTGTGAAAGCAAGTTATGATACTGAAAAATTAATTTTTGCTGTGGACAGATTAGATTATACTAAAGGTATAGAAGAAAGGCTAAAAGGAATTGATAAGTTTTTCGAAAAATATCCTGAATATAAAGGAAAGGTTACATTTGTCCAGAGAGTTGCTCCCAGTAGAACAGGAATTGAAGAATATCAGCAAATGAAAGAAAGAATAGAGAAAAAGATAGCTGAAATTAATGGTAAATATCAAAAAGATCAGTGGGCACCTGTTAAGTATTTTTACGGTTCAGTGCCTCAGGCCGAGCTTCTACCATATTATAAAGCAGCAGATTTAGCTTTAATCACAGCTTTAATTGATGGTATGAATCTTGTAGCCAAAGAATATCTGGCTGTTCAAGATTCAGGTGTGCTTTTGCTCTCCGAATTTGCAGGGGCAGCCGAATACTTGGACAGTGCACTTAAAGTAAATCCTTATAATACCGAAGCGTTAGCTGATAGTATTTATCAGGGCTTAGAAATGCCAGAAACCGAAAAGAAAAAGAGGCTGCAGAAAGCTGAAGCTGATCTTAAAGAATATGATATTAACTGGTGGCGTGACTATTTTCTGAAAAAATGGGTGGAATCTTATGAATAA
- the hisB gene encoding imidazoleglycerol-phosphate dehydratase HisB — MSRDRVAVEQRKTTETEIIASVNLDGEGRSEIKTGIGFFDHMLEQIARHGNIDLELSAKGDLHIDTHHSIEDTGIALGKAFAKAIGNKKGITRFSSALVPLDETLVRAVVDISGRPYLYTDLPFSREMVGDFPSEMVNEFMRAFAFNAGITLHLEILHGENCHHQIEAVFKALARALKDAVEIESDKIPSTKGVL, encoded by the coding sequence ATGAGTAGAGATCGGGTAGCAGTTGAGCAGCGCAAAACTACAGAAACAGAAATTATTGCCAGTGTAAATTTAGATGGGGAAGGTCGAAGTGAAATAAAAACTGGAATCGGATTTTTTGACCATATGCTGGAGCAAATTGCCCGCCACGGCAATATTGATCTGGAGCTTTCGGCAAAAGGTGATCTTCATATTGATACTCACCACAGCATCGAAGATACAGGTATTGCTTTAGGTAAGGCTTTTGCTAAGGCAATAGGTAACAAGAAGGGAATAACCCGTTTTAGTAGTGCTTTAGTTCCGTTGGACGAAACTTTAGTGAGAGCAGTTGTTGATATTAGTGGCCGTCCTTATTTATATACCGATTTACCATTCAGCAGAGAAATGGTTGGAGATTTCCCTTCTGAAATGGTAAATGAATTTATGCGGGCTTTTGCTTTTAATGCAGGGATTACACTACATTTAGAGATACTACATGGTGAGAACTGCCACCATCAGATTGAGGCTGTATTTAAAGCACTAGCTCGAGCACTTAAAGATGCAGTTGAAATTGAGTCAGATAAAATTCCGTCAACGAAAGGCGTGCTTTAA
- the hisD gene encoding histidinol dehydrogenase, which yields MLKIKRIKDGRKNVDQVKELLDSRSGDNLAKYRDVAADVLKKVKAEGDQAVLDYTSRFDGVEFDASELEVTEAEIKAALKEVDTDFIEALKNAAVNIEEFHAEQKDKSWQKQKKPGIITGQVCRPLKKAGVYVPGGRAAYPSSVLMTVIPAKVAGVEEIIMLTPPDKEGKVSPVILAAAEIAGADRIFKVGGAQAVAAAAYGTETIPGVDIIVGPGNIYVSMAKELVFGQVKIDMIAGPSEIMIMAEKDSNPAYIAADLMSQAEHDPLASSILVTDAPELIGEVERELEKQIEKMSKKDIIKESLENFGLMIEVENQKAAMEMINLVAPEHLELAVKNPFELLPAVENAGSIFLGEYTPEPIGDYYAGPNHVLPTNSTARFFSPLSVRDFVKYSGFIHYSKEALKEASGDVICLAEGEGLDAHANSVRIRKEN from the coding sequence ATGCTTAAAATTAAAAGAATTAAAGATGGCCGAAAAAATGTTGATCAAGTTAAGGAATTATTGGATAGTCGCTCTGGAGATAACCTAGCTAAATATAGAGATGTTGCAGCAGATGTTTTAAAGAAGGTAAAAGCAGAAGGAGATCAAGCAGTTTTAGATTATACTTCTCGTTTTGATGGAGTTGAATTTGATGCTTCAGAACTTGAAGTAACTGAGGCAGAAATCAAAGCTGCTTTAAAAGAGGTGGATACTGATTTTATTGAAGCTTTAAAAAATGCAGCAGTAAATATAGAAGAGTTTCATGCTGAACAAAAAGATAAGTCCTGGCAGAAGCAAAAAAAGCCTGGAATTATTACCGGTCAGGTCTGTAGACCACTAAAAAAGGCGGGAGTCTATGTACCTGGAGGTAGAGCAGCTTATCCGTCTTCTGTTTTAATGACTGTTATTCCAGCTAAAGTAGCTGGGGTTGAAGAAATAATAATGCTAACACCTCCTGATAAAGAGGGAAAGGTAAGTCCAGTAATTCTAGCAGCAGCTGAAATTGCCGGTGCTGATAGGATCTTTAAAGTTGGTGGAGCTCAGGCAGTGGCTGCAGCAGCTTATGGAACTGAAACAATTCCTGGTGTTGATATTATTGTTGGGCCAGGTAATATTTATGTTTCAATGGCCAAAGAACTAGTTTTTGGACAAGTTAAAATCGATATGATTGCTGGTCCCAGTGAAATTATGATTATGGCAGAAAAAGATTCTAATCCAGCTTATATAGCAGCTGATTTAATGAGTCAGGCGGAACATGATCCGCTTGCATCTTCAATTTTGGTTACCGATGCACCAGAGCTGATTGGAGAAGTGGAAAGAGAATTAGAAAAGCAAATTGAAAAAATGAGCAAAAAAGATATTATCAAAGAATCACTGGAAAACTTTGGTTTGATGATTGAAGTTGAAAACCAGAAAGCAGCAATGGAAATGATTAATTTGGTTGCACCTGAACATTTAGAATTGGCAGTTAAAAATCCATTTGAACTACTGCCAGCAGTAGAAAATGCAGGTTCGATCTTTTTAGGGGAATATACGCCTGAGCCAATTGGCGATTATTATGCAGGACCAAATCATGTGCTGCCAACAAATTCTACCGCCCGATTCTTTTCACCTTTATCTGTCAGAGATTTCGTTAAGTACTCAGGATTTATTCATTACAGTAAAGAGGCACTTAAAGAAGCCAGTGGCGATGTAATTTGTTTGGCAGAGGGAGAAGGACTCGATGCTCATGCTAACTCAGTTAGAATTAGAAAAGAAAATTAA
- a CDS encoding histidinol-phosphatase HisJ family protein has product MFFDYHLHSHFSADSDMTMDELCQAAIRKGLNEIAITDHHDIDYQDDTIEFLIDKDKYLQEIKKMQKKYENKLTIKKGIEMGLQSHILKESQLYLKDDFDFVIGSFHTVEKSDLYNGDFFEGYSQWESYIKYLKTVSKVVRKYDNYNVLGHLDIIRRYGDFENKPKLLENKEAASIIESILKTIIQKDKGLEVNTSGYRLDGENPLPSFDILKLYYELGGQILTIGSDSHKTKDIAQKFDYTIQKLKEIGFEELTTFNKMKAIPHKI; this is encoded by the coding sequence ATGTTTTTTGACTATCACCTACACTCACATTTTTCTGCTGATTCAGATATGACAATGGACGAACTTTGTCAGGCAGCGATTCGAAAAGGTTTAAATGAAATAGCTATAACTGACCATCACGATATTGATTATCAAGATGATACAATCGAGTTTTTAATTGATAAAGATAAATATTTACAAGAGATAAAAAAAATGCAAAAAAAATATGAAAATAAATTAACTATCAAAAAAGGCATAGAAATGGGACTCCAATCACATATTCTTAAAGAATCCCAGCTATACCTTAAAGATGATTTTGATTTTGTGATTGGATCTTTTCATACTGTGGAAAAATCTGATTTATATAATGGTGATTTTTTTGAGGGATACAGTCAGTGGGAGTCCTATATTAAATATTTAAAAACTGTATCTAAAGTAGTAAGAAAATATGATAATTATAATGTACTGGGACATCTTGATATCATTAGACGTTATGGTGATTTTGAAAACAAACCCAAACTACTAGAAAATAAGGAAGCCGCTTCAATCATAGAAAGTATCTTAAAAACAATTATTCAAAAAGACAAAGGCCTTGAAGTAAACACTTCTGGCTATAGATTGGATGGGGAAAATCCACTCCCCAGTTTTGATATTTTAAAACTATATTATGAACTTGGGGGCCAAATTTTAACTATAGGCTCAGACAGCCATAAAACTAAAGATATTGCGCAAAAATTTGATTATACTATTCAAAAACTTAAAGAAATTGGTTTTGAAGAACTAACTACTTTTAATAAAATGAAAGCAATACCCCACAAAATATAA
- the hisZ gene encoding ATP phosphoribosyltransferase regulatory subunit has product MNAFVEGVRDILPAELRKRKTIYKIIREVFEANAYREVITPTLESLELYAGIEGLVDKSEMFKVVDDKGQILVLRPDLTMPIARLAASRFQDSPRPLKFSYLSSAFQSKNSQSLSLKEKTQAGVELIGSAALKSDLEMILLLIKTMKKVGVEKPLIDIGHADLINEIFTDLKIAENEKRDLRELLAAKNRIGIKNYIKEIELSKNAEEVLLRLPSLFGDPKEVVKELKNMPLSSETKEALKKLEELFNKLAIFDALKYITFDPMLISRHGYYTGLIFKGYAKGYSNLLASGGRYDNLTEKFGVEEPAVGFALEIENLLDYLNKTENFSENIQKRFLISFEKENDFKLAYELAEDLRNIGFVAEVYNKADREYLDFQQVDYKIYLKADTLKLRKNNGEESIIEKNKKEALEYLILNKIEEWE; this is encoded by the coding sequence ATGAATGCATTTGTAGAAGGTGTTAGAGATATTTTACCAGCAGAATTAAGAAAGAGAAAAACTATTTATAAAATAATTAGAGAGGTTTTTGAGGCAAATGCCTATAGAGAAGTAATTACTCCAACTTTGGAGTCATTAGAATTATATGCGGGTATTGAGGGTTTGGTTGATAAAAGTGAGATGTTTAAAGTTGTTGATGATAAAGGACAAATTTTAGTTTTAAGGCCTGACTTGACAATGCCAATTGCTCGATTGGCAGCAAGTCGCTTTCAAGATAGTCCACGCCCTTTAAAGTTTTCTTATTTGAGTTCAGCTTTTCAATCAAAGAATTCCCAAAGTTTAAGTCTTAAAGAAAAAACTCAGGCTGGAGTCGAACTGATAGGTTCGGCAGCTTTGAAATCTGATTTAGAAATGATTCTACTTTTAATAAAAACAATGAAAAAAGTAGGAGTAGAAAAACCATTGATTGATATAGGACATGCTGATTTAATAAATGAAATATTTACAGATTTAAAAATTGCAGAAAATGAAAAGAGAGACCTAAGAGAGCTTTTGGCTGCTAAAAATAGAATTGGAATAAAAAATTATATTAAAGAGATTGAGCTTAGCAAAAATGCAGAAGAAGTGTTGTTAAGATTGCCATCATTATTTGGTGATCCGAAAGAGGTTGTTAAAGAATTAAAGAATATGCCTTTATCATCTGAAACAAAAGAAGCTTTAAAAAAATTAGAAGAACTATTTAATAAATTAGCAATTTTTGATGCTCTTAAATATATTACTTTTGATCCAATGTTAATTTCTCGGCATGGTTATTATACAGGACTTATATTTAAAGGTTATGCAAAAGGATATAGTAATTTACTGGCAAGTGGTGGGCGTTATGATAATTTAACAGAAAAATTTGGCGTTGAAGAACCAGCAGTTGGTTTTGCTTTAGAAATAGAAAATCTTCTTGATTATTTAAATAAAACTGAAAATTTTAGTGAGAACATACAAAAAAGATTTTTGATCTCTTTTGAAAAAGAAAATGATTTCAAACTTGCTTATGAGTTGGCCGAAGATTTAAGAAATATTGGTTTTGTAGCAGAGGTCTATAATAAGGCAGATAGAGAATATTTAGACTTTCAGCAGGTAGATTACAAAATTTATTTAAAAGCTGATACACTAAAATTAAGAAAAAATAATGGGGAAGAATCCATAATTGAAAAAAACAAGAAAGAAGCACTGGAGTATTTGATCTTAAATAAAATAGAGGAGTGGGAATAA
- the otsB gene encoding trehalose-phosphatase, with amino-acid sequence MNKKYILDVNNLDLLKRKISKAERTLLFLDYDGTLAPFKADPLSAFALPETEKILKKLEKSTNYYISLVSGRKLKELKKMINLSHSNYAGSHGLEIDMFFTKEVIYPHQNQKIDVLSKKKYQTIKERFLKSESVELEDKGFGLALHFNSEEKQSEEEKKFKALFENTAYQVLSGRKILEIRPAGWDKGKAINYISDQIKAHFNLDNVLRIYIGDDRTDEDAFKALEDGVTVYVQNEDDLNTEAEFYLEDPADTAKLLKKLAGES; translated from the coding sequence ATGAATAAAAAATATATTTTAGATGTAAACAATTTAGATTTGCTTAAAAGAAAAATATCAAAAGCAGAAAGAACATTGCTATTTTTAGATTATGATGGGACCCTAGCTCCTTTTAAAGCTGATCCACTTTCTGCTTTTGCTCTGCCTGAAACTGAAAAAATTTTAAAGAAATTAGAAAAAAGCACTAATTATTATATAAGCCTTGTTTCAGGCAGAAAATTAAAGGAGCTAAAAAAGATGATTAACCTTAGTCACAGTAATTATGCCGGCAGCCATGGTTTAGAAATCGATATGTTTTTTACAAAAGAAGTGATTTATCCTCATCAAAATCAAAAAATTGATGTATTAAGCAAAAAAAAATATCAGACCATTAAAGAAAGATTTCTGAAATCAGAATCGGTTGAGCTAGAAGATAAAGGTTTTGGCTTGGCACTTCATTTTAATTCTGAAGAAAAACAGTCTGAAGAAGAAAAAAAATTTAAAGCTTTATTTGAAAACACTGCCTATCAAGTTCTTTCGGGCAGGAAAATCTTAGAGATTAGACCGGCTGGTTGGGATAAAGGGAAAGCAATTAATTATATTAGTGATCAAATCAAAGCTCATTTTAATTTGGATAATGTACTAAGAATATATATTGGAGATGATCGGACAGATGAAGATGCTTTTAAAGCTTTAGAAGATGGAGTTACAGTATATGTCCAGAATGAAGATGATTTGAATACAGAAGCAGAATTTTACCTTGAAGATCCAGCCGATACAGCAAAATTATTAAAAAAATTAGCAGGAGAGTCTTAG
- a CDS encoding MBL fold metallo-hydrolase produces the protein MIIIKVKWLGNSALLVDSEQKIVIDPSFEMEADFEADIVLITHEHDDHINLDDLETVITEETKVYAPQSVYDKFDIKGEVVKAGDLIEEEIKVLDVDCYNSEGSVAYYYKGLYQTADASNYSDPGEEIELLFTACFNDHFSDYLEKVIKLNPKMAVPYHYDPEERQELLQAKGLSSKFEQIGCKSKVIEIGEELEI, from the coding sequence ATGATTATTATCAAAGTTAAGTGGTTAGGTAATTCAGCTCTATTGGTTGATTCTGAGCAGAAAATTGTAATTGATCCCAGTTTTGAAATGGAAGCTGATTTTGAGGCAGATATTGTATTAATTACACATGAGCATGATGATCATATTAATTTAGACGATTTAGAAACAGTAATAACAGAAGAGACAAAGGTTTATGCACCTCAATCAGTTTACGATAAATTTGATATCAAAGGGGAAGTTGTAAAAGCTGGAGATTTAATTGAAGAGGAAATAAAGGTCTTAGATGTTGACTGTTATAATTCAGAAGGCTCTGTAGCTTATTATTATAAAGGTCTATATCAAACTGCTGATGCTTCAAATTATTCGGATCCTGGGGAAGAAATAGAACTATTATTTACTGCCTGTTTTAACGACCATTTTTCTGATTATTTAGAGAAAGTTATTAAACTCAATCCTAAAATGGCAGTGCCTTATCATTATGATCCAGAAGAAAGGCAGGAATTACTGCAGGCAAAAGGTTTGTCCAGTAAATTTGAACAGATAGGCTGTAAATCTAAGGTTATAGAAATTGGGGAAGAATTAGAGATTTAA
- the hisG gene encoding ATP phosphoribosyltransferase: MDNLCIAMAKGRLAKEAVKLFRQADYNLPENMLKSRKLIFEIESEKLEIILVKPADVPIYVEYGTADLGIVGKDTLLEENRDLYEVLDLKYGVCEFALAGLPDRKDTLLERKVATKYPDFTRRYFRSKGEPVEIIKLNGSIELAPLTGLADTILDIVETGRTLKENGLVIYESIRDLSARLIVNKVSMKTRQKEIEIIIEALDKVVNGDDNNA; this comes from the coding sequence ATGGATAATCTCTGTATTGCCATGGCTAAAGGAAGACTGGCTAAAGAAGCAGTTAAGCTTTTTCGTCAGGCTGATTATAATTTACCCGAAAATATGCTTAAATCACGTAAGTTGATTTTTGAAATAGAAAGTGAAAAATTAGAAATTATTCTTGTTAAACCAGCTGATGTGCCGATTTACGTAGAGTATGGCACTGCTGACTTAGGAATTGTGGGGAAAGACACATTATTAGAAGAAAATCGCGATCTTTATGAAGTCTTAGATTTGAAATATGGAGTCTGTGAATTTGCATTAGCGGGATTGCCGGATCGTAAAGATACATTACTGGAGCGAAAAGTTGCAACCAAATATCCTGATTTTACTCGACGCTATTTTAGAAGCAAAGGTGAACCAGTAGAAATAATAAAACTTAATGGGTCAATTGAGCTGGCTCCTTTAACTGGACTTGCGGACACGATTTTGGATATTGTAGAGACTGGCAGAACCTTAAAGGAAAACGGGCTTGTGATTTATGAGAGTATTAGAGATTTATCTGCTCGTTTAATTGTAAATAAAGTAAGTATGAAAACAAGACAAAAAGAAATTGAAATTATTATTGAAGCTTTAGATAAAGTAGTTAATGGAGATGATAATAATGCTTAA
- a CDS encoding aldo/keto reductase produces the protein MEYRTIGKTGVQVSSLCFGTMPFGGLADEEMSRKMFKAALERGINFFDSADVYNEGRSEELLGKFMQENNCRDELVITSKVFGKTAADVNAKGLSRRHIKVGVEESLKRLKTDRIDFYFVHSFDSKTDMIQTLRAMDDLVKEGKILYPAVSNWAAWQIEKALGISRRESLSRFECVQPMYNLAKRQAEVEILPMAEAEDLGVVSYSPLGGGLLTGKYGKDKRPSKGRLVDREDYAARYGLKQYYQIAEDFTNHADKRGVDPVSLAVAWVMSNPIITSAIIGARNLEQLKGSLGALDIEMNEKWRKEITELSITPPPATDRLEEQKNLSYF, from the coding sequence ATGGAATATAGGACTATTGGTAAAACCGGAGTGCAGGTTTCTTCACTTTGCTTTGGGACAATGCCTTTTGGTGGACTTGCTGATGAAGAAATGTCGCGTAAAATGTTTAAAGCAGCACTTGAGCGGGGAATTAATTTTTTTGATTCAGCAGATGTCTATAATGAAGGGCGCTCAGAAGAACTGTTAGGTAAATTTATGCAGGAAAACAACTGTAGGGATGAATTAGTTATCACCTCTAAAGTTTTTGGGAAAACTGCTGCAGATGTTAATGCCAAAGGTCTTTCTCGTCGACATATTAAAGTTGGGGTGGAAGAAAGTTTAAAAAGATTAAAGACTGACCGGATAGATTTTTATTTTGTACATAGTTTTGATTCTAAGACAGATATGATTCAGACTCTAAGAGCTATGGATGATTTAGTTAAAGAGGGTAAAATATTATATCCAGCAGTTAGTAATTGGGCAGCCTGGCAGATAGAAAAAGCATTAGGGATTTCTAGGCGTGAGAGTTTATCCCGCTTTGAATGTGTACAGCCCATGTATAATCTGGCCAAAAGACAGGCAGAGGTTGAAATATTGCCGATGGCTGAAGCAGAAGATTTAGGTGTTGTTTCTTACAGTCCTTTAGGTGGCGGGCTTTTAACCGGCAAATATGGCAAAGATAAGCGGCCCAGTAAAGGAAGATTAGTAGATAGAGAAGATTATGCAGCTCGCTATGGCTTAAAACAATATTATCAAATTGCTGAAGATTTTACTAATCATGCTGATAAAAGAGGCGTTGATCCTGTTTCTTTAGCAGTAGCCTGGGTTATGTCCAATCCTATAATTACATCGGCGATTATAGGGGCTCGTAATTTAGAACAACTTAAAGGTTCTCTTGGAGCACTGGATATAGAAATGAATGAAAAGTGGAGGAAGGAAATAACAGAACTTTCTATTACTCCTCCCCCTGCAACAGATAGATTGGAAGAACAAAAAAACCTGAGTTATTTTTAA